CGCCCGCCTGTGGCGCTCGAACTTCCAGGTGAAGAACAGCGACGTCGCCTATTCCCCGTATTTCGTCATGCCCGCCAAGCGCACCCGCCAGTCGGGCTTCCTGGTGCCGCAGTACGGCATCAGCTCTCGCGACGGTTTCTTCTACAACCAGCCGTACTACTGGGTGCTGGACGACACCAGCGACGTGACCCTGAATGAGTACTTCATGTCCGAGCGCGGGTTCATGCACGGGGTGGAGTATCGCTCCCGGCCCACCACGGACCAGACCACCTGGCTGCGCTTCGACTGGCTGTACGACAACCAGACAGTGGACGACGACGGCGACGACGACATCGACGGCAGCGACGGCCTGATCCGCACCAACCATGAACGGTACTGGCTGCGCGGCATGTTCGAGCAGCGCCTTGGCGACCCGCGCTGGCGGCTCAAGGGCGATCTGGACTACGTGTCCGACCAGAACTACCTGCGCGAGTTCAAGCGAGGACTTGGTGGGTTCGGTGATTCGCGCGACAACCTGTTCAGTCTGTTCGGCCGCGACATCAACGAGCGTGACCGCTACCGCACCAGCCAGATCATGCTGACCCGCGACTGGGACCGCGTTTCCGTGGCCTTGGGCGGTCGGTATGACCAGGACCCGGAACTGGGCAACGGCAACCATCCCTACTCGTCGGACTCGCTGCCCCAGCGCCTGCCCGAGGCCGACGTGTACCTGCACCGGGGCGCCCTGTTCGAAGGGCTGCCGCTGGAAGTGCAGGCCTCGGCGCAGTCGGTGTACTTCCACCGCCGCAACGGCACCCAGGGCGCGCGGCACGACGTGCATCCACAGGTGGTGCTGCCGGTGAACGGCAAGTACGGTTCGGTGATCTCCTCCGTGGGCCTGCGCCAGACCGTGTACGACACCGAACGCCGCGAGAGCCTGCCCGGCGACGGCGGCGATTCCTCGGGCGAGGCCCGCACCCTTCCCGACTACAACGTCGCGGCGTCGACGGAATTCGCCCGTGTCTACCGCGTGGAAAGCGCACCCCTCACCCTGTCGGCCGAGAACGTGGGGCAAACCCGCTGGACGGGCATCCGCCATGCGGTGCAGCCGCGCGTGGAATACAACAATCTCCCCCTGGAAGATCAGGAGGACAATCCTCGCTACGATGACGACGACCGCATCGGCGCCCGCAACGAACTGGTCTACTCCATCACCAACGTGTTCACGCGCAAGCGCGAAATGGTGCGCATGAAGACCGACAAAGAAGGCGTGGCAGAGCCGGACCTGTCCACCGACTACCTGGAGTTC
This DNA window, taken from Nitratidesulfovibrio sp., encodes the following:
- the lptD gene encoding LPS assembly protein LptD, with translation MTDGRLRPLVGFAAYVFLLLSGILFAGGAHAQQTQPNVLQMRTEDDREVTWNLTADSVTSQNDSKIIEAEGRVALRRGKDYLKADYIRYYSATNWVYLKGNVEVHFGKDDIAAEEAEFDLRSRTGWMKNGRIFMGEPHAYFAGERIDKNWGDLYTFTNAKITVCDGDTPAWSLTAEEAVVEIDGYARLWRSNFQVKNSDVAYSPYFVMPAKRTRQSGFLVPQYGISSRDGFFYNQPYYWVLDDTSDVTLNEYFMSERGFMHGVEYRSRPTTDQTTWLRFDWLYDNQTVDDDGDDDIDGSDGLIRTNHERYWLRGMFEQRLGDPRWRLKGDLDYVSDQNYLREFKRGLGGFGDSRDNLFSLFGRDINERDRYRTSQIMLTRDWDRVSVALGGRYDQDPELGNGNHPYSSDSLPQRLPEADVYLHRGALFEGLPLEVQASAQSVYFHRRNGTQGARHDVHPQVVLPVNGKYGSVISSVGLRQTVYDTERRESLPGDGGDSSGEARTLPDYNVAASTEFARVYRVESAPLTLSAENVGQTRWTGIRHAVQPRVEYNNLPLEDQEDNPRYDDDDRIGARNELVYSITNVFTRKREMVRMKTDKEGVAEPDLSTDYLEFLRVKLQSGYDIREANRGDELDTYERRPVLDYRAEVEYYPVAWLGWHSITAWSPYSGDVTQHDHGLSLVDPENGRLTLGYNWRSRLDEYSRTRDYDISSLYLRGEASVWGPWSVGGEYRVDIENGRDLERIFDIMYTHQCFKLIGRTTFDRDEERYEFLVVLPGLSD